The sequence below is a genomic window from Corythoichthys intestinalis isolate RoL2023-P3 chromosome 17, ASM3026506v1, whole genome shotgun sequence.
tttaaataaaaatgtatgaTGTTTTTTCCTTCTCGTTTTTCTTAAAAGCATTCGAAATACAATGCAAACAAGTTAAACCCTTTTTAGGGCACTCAATAActtcattgcatgccattgagtcattgacggcgttagatgtccaatccattttgaccggcaAGTGCAAATAAGTGTTCATTCATTTGGCACACCCAGTgaagatggattggacgtttacgacgtcaatggcattgaagcaTGGGCCTGTCCTCCCAAaccgaattggacatctagccttGTCATAGGCGTAAATTGAGTTAGatataatgaaaaatgaatTACGAGTGTTATTGGgggcaaaattatttttttttaattaattgtaattaattaattaattattttaattatactcgtgaaaatatttaacgcatgcgcggaacgacccaagTGAAACAACACTCAGCGACAAGCGAGTGTGGTGGACGTAGGCATACATTGGGGCCGAGCTACTTATTGTCATAAGCATTGGCATCTTTTCCACAAcaataactattgtggcgagcgacgtggggaagactgacaggagatgatctttttcttaacaccctgtattgaacgcaacgcagagaagatataccatttgcagccaccactaacagtcatggttgcccaacttcccatcatgcatttgggcggaacagttaaagtgccctccataattattggatttataacaaTTATAtgatttttagcttctaatatattttttttctaaataatatgggaccttaatggaaaaaaagacaaatccaaccttcaatacaagtgcatttattcagtgggggaaaaatcccacttaaataattatttgacatcaaataatgtgtgtcacaattattagcacccctggtgttaatactttgtacaaccccattttgccaacaaaacagcacctaatcttctcctataatgtttcacaagatgggaaaagacagaaagagggatcttcagccattcctctttgcagaatctctttaaatcatccagagacctgggtcctctcctctgtactctcctcttcagctcaccccacaggttttcaatggggttgaggtatggggactgagatggccatgggaggagcttgattttgtgtctggtgaaccatttctgtgtagatttggccatatgttcaatgtcattgtcttgctgaaagacccagtgacgacccatcatcagctttcgggcagagggcaacagattttgatttaaaatgtcctggtaattcaaagcattcatgatgccatgcaccctaacaaggttcccagggcctttggaagcaaaacagccccacagcatcactgacccacccccatacttcacagtgcgtatgagatgcttttcagcatgcgcatctttcgtggcatgccagacccacttagagagtgtttgttgccaaaaagctcaatcttggtctcatctgaccaaagcacacggtcccagttgaagccccaataccgcttggcgaactccagacgtttgtgtttatgattgtgagtgaggaaaggttttctccgtgcatgcctcccaaacagcttgttggcgtgtagacagcacctcatacccactgtgaagtgtgggggtgggtcagtgatgctgtggggctgtttcgcttaggCTATAGGCCCTACCCactgacgtcacaaaaccacatgctcgctgtatggttccgcccacttgtccgtcattttgtctctgtattagcattgttttcaattgatcgaggaatttaaaatgcatttcatggaagacccggtgctttctgatgccgtaaactcactggatgtgttgcataaaaggcgttatgtggaaaagcttcgttctatacagtcgccagatccatatttgatgcccaaatcgatgtttttcgacccactgtcttcgccctgtctgcctgacatctgctacgctgatatttacaattatcttgtccacacaaaatcagcctattctcacgaaaatttgaaaaacttcaagagcttggaggcttataaatacttcgttgctggttgggtgaaacaggtcctcgttcggcaggaatctatcttgtgcttggaaaggtgagttacgaaattttcaattcaaaatcttttgttattgctaacatccactgtcaagtctaatgtatttcatgtcgtttgtcaatggagttaaggcttttaatgtttatatggtttagcgatagcactctcactacatacatacgtgtatgttgtcggtgattagcctagcaatgatcttaattgtggttatttgtcagcccaaaaccctctaagtatatcttaaatgcatcttaccggatataaaatgactactacatagtctgtggtgatttttttggtgcccagttttcacgtcgaattgcagccgtccatttcgctctcctctttggatccctcggaatacggtaaaacttcaagtctctccttccatcttctctgttagtgcaaccaacagccacacacgccttcaccattttgattattaatgttaaggagcagaaaaacacgccgtaaataggaggaatgtacgtagccgtaacaggttaacactatgttttgacggacaattgggcggtaccattcaggagagcggagttgtgacgtcacttgggtagggtctatatacatatggcggaaaacacagacaagactgaaaaagcagtttctgctcttgcactcatctttaaaagaaactgctgtattttaaaccaaaagaactgttgtgtttgacagaacaatatctCTATATGCtgacatagcagattcatggcacattaaccccccgaactatttttaatttgtccgttttaccctgaaaacacccgtttacagacatcgcgtaaccgattttgtttcaacccagctataaaacgaaggtaattattattcaaaatgtctgtcgtttttagcttagaatcattaattggtgtctcatttcattaaaaagaaaaaaaaacgacttaaaaaaaaaattcacattttttaaacttttaaacaaattatgaaacaatgaaaaaaatggtgtctgtaaaaaagtcacggatatctacctcataactatcgcttaattgtatttttttgttactgtcgcattttctccgatatgttagatgacaaataatcgatccaaacaaagaaaaattgagagaaaaaaacgtttaaaagggaatatatattaaaaagaaaatcgcgaccactccttaatgtctgcgatttctgcatcgtgactttgcattgttatattaccatgtttcacccataaaatccccaaaaactccggctgtggtcattcacatctgtgtcttgacactccatgatacatggagtttttggatcgaaacaaggtaagtacgcgataataagtCGTTAAAGCCACGGCGTCTGTATTTTGCTCTCGCGTgatctctcacctccagatagttttttaaacagcaaaccccctttttttttttaaatgccctcctgttcaaattttttcctcccccagaaaattgagattttaagctttccaatgatgtatcaaacatgcatatcggacaattttgaaagttggctaaattgggggtctcagagcagaacttcaagtcacctgagtgttttccgccatatatatatatgtgtgtgtgtatgtatgtacagtgctggccaaaagtattggcacccctgcagttctgtgagacaatgctcaatttctcccagaaaatgattgcaattacaaatgctttggtagtaatatcttcatttattgtaCTTGCAATGAACAAAAGACAatgagttttttaaaaaaaatcattataatttcacacaaaactccaaaaatgggcccgacaaaagtattggcaccctcagcctaatacttggtagcacaacctttagacactgcgcacggtagacagaggaacattcaggtctttggagatggacttggagccttgagattgcccatgcttcctcacaattttgcttctcaagttctcAGAAAGTtcatctttcttttctccatgctcaatgtggtacacacaaggacacaggacagaggttgagtcaacttgaatccattttaactggctgcaaaggTGATGTAATttttccaccacctgttatcataggcggagtttggcttgtggggcaggggggcacaacatgttgatgaccctgaaacgcagtgtcagcaataaaattgacttacaagaatatttacaataataaattgacaataagcgttttttgtttcccatcattcttgaggggaattctaaatcaggctgcttaggcattacttttcgccaagatcgtcatccattgaatatggtacgcccgcaggtgtcgtgccaatggagTTACCCCAgttaaaaattgtatcccctgggcggagccatatggaggtagatttgtgtctttattattcaatcaaaaaaagttgctttaattaaaaaaaaaagttgcttcaatcaaaatatttattttcgatccaaaaaaagtcgcttcaattaaaaaaaatatgttggaatgaaaaaaataaatttgaaactcaaaaaatgcatgtgaaagctatttttctgtgggttgtctttgattttttttttttttttttgattgaagcaacttttttgattgaagtaatgttgatatgtgtgtgggccacattttggcaaggacgtttttttctttatttttcaatcaaaaaaatttaaaaagttgctgcaaaaaatatattttcaaaaagaaaaatcccttcaatcaaaaatggaaaaaattcaatcatagaaaatgttttcgaatgcgaaaaaatatttgagattgaaaaatttgcacttGAACactttgaagcaatcctttttgtgtttgggccataataTGGGTAggaaatttgtttttaaatcattcaatcccaaaagatttgcttcgatcaaaaaaatattttcaatcaaaaaaaaaaaactttgaaaaataaaatttccctccccttttttttttaattttattatatgcaaagcaaatggccatctaaggtgctagtcacatgatctgttcgaaaaaaataattttgacccattataaaactattatgtttttgttcatttcattcatttttgctgcTGCACGGGTACCAATACTATTGGCCTGCActgaataatttattttaaaaaattaaaaaaaaaaaacacacacacacacacacacacctgacgatctcttacGGCACATTAGTGTACCGCAAAACTCCGGTTGAAAAATACTAGGCAACATGATTTATTTAGTACCACTGCAGCTGCCGTTGTTTTGACTTTTAGTTAAAGAGATGCGCATGCGCAGGATAGTTAGTGCGAGCGAGACATATAACTGACTTCCACTCCAACATGGCAGCCCTGCTCTGCAAAGTGGCCAAAGGTGAGCCTTTTACCGTGAAAATATTCTCGCCGTGAGCCACCAGGGTCCGTTGGGCTGCTTTTACCTCCGTCAGCCGAAATGCTACCTGCGCAGAGTGTTTTTGCTAATTACGCATCCTAGTTTGTTTGTCATGATGCATAGTAGTGCCATGATTTCGGCCATCAAAAAGTTTTCGAGTGAGATTTGCACGTCCCGGTAACGTCATCTACATAAAATATGACAAAACCAAATATCGGTGAGCCAGCGTCATCTTCAGGTGACCACGAATGGCCTTTCACCTAGTTAGCATCGTGCTGCTAGCTGGCTAGTTGGGGGAAATTTGCTGTAGCAGACTGCACATGCGATGGCTCAAGTCACCGTTTCAACTCTACTGGACAATCTATTGGaagttatttttaattatatacTTACATATACAACATGGCAttgtacgttgttttacagaaaATATAACAGAAAAGCCTCAACAACAGGTGCATTCCTCATACCTGTCaaaccgaggccgttggcattcttactagggctgcagctatcgaatattttagtagtcgattaatcgatggactagttagttcgaataatcgagtaatcggataaggaacatgaaaaattaaaatacctgagctgagcctcaaacggtataattatttttttttttatgagggtctatgtacaacaaaagaacaattggctaacttacatagaaaaagtctgctagcttaaatgctataaaatgctaaagttttttcacaatgctcttaacaaatgtttcagacacatattcctacaaaaaacggctaaatataccaataaactgaattatgaatgcattaaaaaacattagctcaaacaaaaacttagcttacgttggtcttaacagggagcagttggattcagccatgtgaaaagaggcagaccagagggcagtgtatccaccctaatcaattaatctaaatgcaaacactttcaaaataaaccattacaacgcccctttaattaaacgaatactcgaagcaacaaaatttaattcgaatatttttttctaatcgaatactcgagttaatcgattaatcgttgcagcactaattcttaCAAATAGGGACGTATGCCCTCTCAAATTGGTGAgtgatcttacaacgttgtatatagcgtgcaatatgaaacaaaaataaaactccgtttttaaaataataatgaatttattggtaatattctaacatataacctggcgcAATCAAAAAGCAATATctacagctacatcatgattactaaaattaaaagcgacttttgttataattgtatgtagcacttttggcagtttctatcatgtcttgctgGCTGCACTTCAGATAGCAATTCAGttcgacttgaaggtagttcgttagtgtgtccaattataaattaaaaaggtcaattgatcaaATTAACTGACAGATGCAATctctgagtcagggaacatttcttttgctaattctgagaagtgatcagcaatagttgtgggcaaattgtgttcggcaacaaattggcagaatgaaatctccgctttcgtcacttttcattctgcagacttcatcttaatgaccagtgttgttaatcttacttttaaaaagtaattaattaaggTTTAAAATTAGTTCtcccaaaagtaattgagtgagtaactcggttacctgaatgtaagagtaattagttacttggcaaagtaaccggtgttacctttcatgttttttttggtttgtttttcgtaggaacctttgctatgtttggatgtCATTTAataatgtgaatcaaccgttgttgaaattgctcccgttttgcattagttcccttctgtctactttcgacatgtgaacgttttaaaacagtttcatcatttaaagatagattcaagttaagattttgccgattttaggagtattttagatataaaGTAAATTGGGTTTGCTCGGAAGGTTCGTTACAACAACGTAGCAttcattatgtgggcgtagtttgtaggggctgtcggccgcagtcaggtatttttttttttttatctagtggcatgagttgagcatgatgtttactcccgaTCCATCCTCATTGCGTTCCGAACACCGACTGTTttcagttccgctttacttggcatatttcaataatcggaatttggatgtttgtgaattgttctggaATTTTTCACGGCCGAATCcctaataatctaagaatcagaaatttcgcacacccacTTACctacaaaaaaaactgctaaatatacgtcTAAACTAagtaacatattagctcaaacaaaaacataccttatgttggtcttaacagggagcagttggattcgacCATGTTAGCCaaattatggcatattcactgttgccgctAGAGGacggtgtatccacccaaattacaATGTCACTCTCAATAAATGCTCGAAACAGCACCATTTGAATCAaagcttttttcctaatcgaattacttgagttataatcgttgcagcactaatattttcgttatcgtcattgttgatgctTACATCAACTGTGCTGTTTCGTAttgttgttttcaacaatattgtcGATTAGTCGCGGCAGCCTGCGTttcgacgtccaatctgttgacTGCTGCCAAAACGCCACCGCCTTAGTCCAAATGGTTTGGACCTCTAGCGTTCGATTTATATGGAGTTTCCTGCAGCCGTCGGCGTGCGGGGCTGTCGGCGCTTGTCCCAGTTGGCCGAGCTTCCGGAAACTCACCACATGCTGCGGCAGACGTGTCGGGACTTTGCCGAGCGCGAACTGATGCCCTTGGCTGCCCGGCTGGACAAAGAGCATACATACCCGGCGCAGCAGGTATGAGATGAAGCGGGCGCTAACGCCAGCCAGCTGATGCGTTCTTGTGCTCTTTAGATTTCGGAGCTGGGCGCACTGGGCGTGATGGCCATGGAGATTCCTGAAGAGCTGGGCGGCGCCGGCATGGACTACTTGGCGTACAGCGTGGCCGTGGAGGAAATCAGTCGCGGCTGCGCCAGCACCGGCGTGGTGGTATCCGTCAACAACGTGAGGGCGATTCATGACCTAAACACTTTGTCAAATTGctacttatacagtggggcaaataagtatttagtcaaccaccaattgtgcaagttgtcctacttgaaaaggcctgtaatggtcaacatgggtaaacctcaaccatgagagacagaatgtgggggggaaaaaaatcacattgtttgatttttaaagaatttatttccaaattagagtggaaaataagtatttgttcacctacaaacaggcaagatttctggctgccaaaggtctaacttcttctaacgaggctccactcgttacctttattaatggcacctgtttgaactcattatcggtataaaagacacctgtccacaatctcagtcagtcacactccaaactccactatggccaagaccaaagagctatcgaaggacaccagagacaaaattgtagacctgcaccaggctgggaagactgaatctttcattcattcattcattttccatgccgcttattcctgcaataggtaaaacacttggttgaaagaaatccactgtgggagcaattattagaaaatggaagacatacaagaccacagataatttccctcgatctggggctccatgcaagatctcaccccgtggtatcaaaatgataacaagaacggtgagcaaaaatcccagaaccacacagggggacctagtgaatgacctacagagagttgggaccacagtaacaaaggctacaatcagtaacacaatgcgtcgccagggactcaaatcctgcactgccagacgtgtccccctgctgaagaaagtacaagtccaggcccgtctgcggttggctagagagcatttggatgatccagaagaggactgggagaatgtgttatggtcggatgaaaccaaaatagaactttttggtagaaatgcAGGTTCTCATGTCtgtaggagaaagaatactgaattgcaccatacccactgtgaagcacgggggtggaaacatcatgctttggggctgtttttctgctaagggaccaggatgactgatctgtgtaaaggaaaggatgaatggggccatgtatcgagagattttgagtgaaaatctccttccatcaacgagggcattgaagatgagacgtggctgggtctttcagcatgagaatgatcccaaacacacagccaaggcaacaatgGAGTGGCTTcatgagaagcatttcaaggtcctggagtggcctagccagtctccagatctcaaccccatagaaaatctgtggagggagttgaaagtctgtgttgcttcacgacagccccaaaacatcactgctctagagaagatctgcatggaggaatgggccaaaatatcagcaacagtgtgtgaaaagcttgtgaagagttacagaaaacgttcgacctccgttattgccaacaaagggtacataacaagatATTGagctgaacttttggtattgaccaaatacttattttccaccatgatttgcaaatctttaaaaatcaaacaatgtgattttctgttgttttttctttctttcccacattctgtctctcatggttgaggtttacccatgttgacaattacaagcctctctaatatttttaagtgggagaacttgcacaattagtggttgactaaatacttatttgctccactgtaactAGGGATCACATGATCAGAAATCTGGCCTGGTCACATCATTTTTAGAAGGTTAGACTCCATTACTCTCAGTGTCACTAAATGAgttacagtggcatgaaaaagtatctgaaccttttggaatttctcacatttctgcataaaacccccatcaaatgtgatgtcatttttgtcaaaatcacacagatgaaaaaacagtgctttaactaaaaccactcaagcatttataggttttcatattttaataattaggatagtatgcaaacaatgacagaagggacaaAAATgagtcatttcattttattttagtttcattctgcaagtgttaatGACAtgcgcagctgaataaagtcagcaaaccacacggctgTCTGAtattgtcatttcggagcttagctcgctgtccaaGCTAGGATTTAGCTCTAACGTCTTagcaaggacagtacaatgatgtataataatttttttttgattttttttttttttttttttttttttaatttagagagTGTTTAGAGGTGttcaaagggttaattccaactcCCGCGGAAAtctgggttacatcgccagcgcttaaacggaactcgttcgtaaaccagAGACTACCAGTATCTTCAAAATCCCTCACCTTAGTTTTTACTAGGGcggtcaaacgattaaagtttttaatcgagttaataacagcttaaaaattaatcgtaattaatcgcaattcgaacCGTCTatgaaatataccatatttttttgtaaattattgttggaatggaaagataagactcaagacggatatatacattcaacatacggtacataagtactgtatttgtttcttataacaataaatcaacaagatggcattaacattattaacattcttaaagcgatccatggatagaaagacttgaagttcttaaaagagaaatgttagtacaagttatagaaattttatattaacacccctcgtaatgttttcgtttcattaaaatttgtaacattttcaatcaaaaaataaactagtagctcgccattgttgatgtcaataattacaccatgctcactcatggtactaacccataaaatcagctggacctaagcgccagcagagggagccaaacaccaaaaaacaagtaacaagcagacattgcactgtactgtcattttagtctgtgtgagcggggcatgtgcgttaattgcgtcaaatattttaacgtgattaattttaaaaaattaatcatcgcctgttaacgcgataattttgacagccctagtttttactactgctttaagaatgccgtcacttaggctacgttcatactacaggtcttaatgcacgaatcgattttttgtcatatctgtttttttggcgtgcccgttcagactgcctttgtccattgagaccattcaagtattacgcatgcgcactaattcgcagtccgacaagcgctgagcaagacgacccgcatgtgcagaagcatcaaaataaatgaccacacatgctatctctcatccgtcattccagggatatcatattttgctttttaaaaagaggacacaaataacagacataaataattccagtttaggcttatattcaaagtatatggatcaatagcatgcacgctctgtccgtgcatgtcacgcaCACATACGCGCAGTTTGTTCTCACTCTCGGCCGtgaaagcaatgttgaaatgttgcttatatggagcagacagaaaaccgatcattctcaggcttatcctcaacccatttttaatttttttcatgactgttgtcaagtccgacccttcctaaaaatccgtgttcaaggcaagctaggtgctaataacgcacagctgcactgctAACGTAGCgtgtctctcgctttttgatgacagtctggaaaaatttggcccagatcggatttgaaccacatacgaaagtgaccctgatcggatttgaaatggtccagttctatgcgacttgtcacgttcagaccgtcaagttaatgcctcactcgagtcggaaaaacacgaaaaaatcggattcgtgcattaagatctgttgtatgaacgtagccttagtaacGCTGCCAACTATGGCTTTTGACACCTACCTCTCTTCATACGTGTGATCTCTGTTGGCTCATTAGCCGCTTGTCGCCTGACTCTTTACCACCTGTGTGTCAGTCTCTGTACTTGGGTCCGATCCTGAAGTTTGGTTCCGAGGATCAGAAGCAGAAGTGGATCCCGCCTTTCACCGACGGCCAACGTGTGGGCTGCTTCGCCCTCAGCGAACCAGGTAAGGCCGAATGCCGTCCCGTCGCTCGAGGCGGCTCCTGACATTTTGCCATTCCTGCGCCGGCCAGGCAACGGGAGCGATGCCGGCGCCGCGTCCACGACGGCGCATCAAGACGGCGACGACTGGGTCCTGAACGGCACCAAAGCCTGGATCACCAACAGTTGGGACGCCTCCGCCGTCGTGGTTTTCGCTACTACCGACAAAAAGCTCAAGCACAAGGCACGGCGCCGACGGCCCTCTGATTGTCGTCGGCCGCGGCGCTGACGCCCTCCCGTTTTCTCTCCCCACAGGGAATCAGCGCCTTCCTGGTGCCCATGCCCCACCCAGGGCTGTCGCTTGGCAAGAAGGAGGACAAGCTGGGCATCCGGGCGTCGTCCACCGCCAACATC
It includes:
- the acads gene encoding short-chain specific acyl-CoA dehydrogenase, mitochondrial isoform X1; the protein is MAALLCKVAKAVGVRGCRRLSQLAELPETHHMLRQTCRDFAERELMPLAARLDKEHTYPAQQISELGALGVMAMEIPEELGGAGMDYLAYSVAVEEISRGCASTGVVVSVNNSLYLGPILKFGSEDQKQKWIPPFTDGQRVGCFALSEPGNGSDAGAASTTAHQDGDDWVLNGTKAWITNSWDASAVVVFATTDKKLKHKGISAFLVPMPHPGLSLGKKEDKLGIRASSTANIILEDCRIPSDNMLGPRGAGFKIAMQTLDSGRIGIAAQALGIAQASLDCAADYAHKRCAFGSPIGKLQAIQFKLADMALAIESARLLTWKAAILRDAAKPFTKEAAMAKLSASEAATFCAHQAIQVLGGMGYVSDMPAERHYRDARITEIYEGTSEIQRLVIAGQLLKDYGA